In the Nitrospirota bacterium genome, AAAGATGTTTTCTACCGCAGGAATTCACTACACATTTGGTATACGTGGATTTTACTTCACTATTCCATTGATAGGCTGGTTTCTGGGCTCATGGCTTTTTATTCTGCTCACGGTAATGGTCTTATTACTGTGCCTAAAACTCGATTATGGTAAATAATACAGTAGCCTTGTTATCCGCGGTGCATGCAGATTATCTCAGACTGGCTACTTTTAGCCTTTCTTTTGCATAACCCTTATCTTTATTATTGAAATAAGTTAAGAGTCCCTCCCTTGCAACAAATGGGGCCTTAATCTGCCAGGTGGGACGATTAATGACAAGTGCTGCTATAGCAATCTCTGGATCGTCAAGAGGCGCCATTCCGATAAACCAGCTGTAATCACCCTGGGGGTCATTACCTAACAGTGAACCTGTTTTTCCTCCAACTTCCATATCTTTAAGATACGCATCTCCACGGGGTGTGTGAAATGCATGTCTTGCGGTACCACTTGTTACTGTTTTTTGCATCATAAGTCTGAGCTTTTCAGCTGTTATCCGGGAAAAGCCGGCAGGACCTTCTTTCTTGCCAACGTTGTATGCCTCTCTTCCATCAATAAATATCTTTTCGACTACTCTGGGTTCAACCATACGGCCATCATTTGCTATCGCAGCCGCCATCATGGCTCCATGAAGAGGGGAGAGAGTGACATTGCCAAAACC is a window encoding:
- a CDS encoding DUF599 family protein, with translation KMFSTAGIHYTFGIRGFYFTIPLIGWFLGSWLFILLTVMVLLLCLKLDYGK